The following are encoded in a window of Citrobacter freundii genomic DNA:
- the yedA gene encoding drug/metabolite exporter YedA, with protein MRFRQLLPLFSALFALYIIWGSTYFVIRIGVESWPPLMMAGVRFLSAGILLTAFLLLRGHKLPPLRPLLNAALIGILLLAVGNGLVTVAEHQNVPSGIAAVVVATVPLFTLCFSYFFGIKTRKLEWMGIAIGLAGIIMLNSGGNLSGNPWGAVLILIGSMSWAFGSVYGSRITLPVGMMAGAIEMLAAGIVLMGASLISGEKLTTMPSFSGFMAVAYLALFGSIIAINAYMYLIRNVSPALATSYAYVNPVVAVLLGTGLGGESLAFIEWLALGVIVFAVVLVTLGKYLFPVKADAVAAPSEKSLQ; from the coding sequence ATGCGTTTCAGGCAATTGTTACCGCTTTTCAGTGCGCTGTTCGCGCTGTACATCATTTGGGGTTCCACCTACTTCGTTATCCGCATTGGCGTTGAGAGCTGGCCGCCGCTCATGATGGCCGGCGTGCGTTTTCTGTCTGCGGGGATTTTGTTAACCGCATTTTTACTTCTGCGCGGCCACAAACTGCCGCCATTACGCCCGCTGCTCAATGCCGCACTGATCGGTATTCTGCTGCTGGCAGTGGGAAATGGGTTGGTCACCGTCGCCGAACACCAGAACGTCCCTTCCGGCATCGCTGCCGTGGTGGTCGCTACCGTCCCACTGTTTACGCTGTGCTTCAGCTATTTCTTTGGCATTAAAACCCGCAAGCTGGAGTGGATGGGCATCGCTATCGGACTGGCCGGGATCATTATGCTTAACAGCGGCGGGAATTTGAGTGGTAACCCCTGGGGTGCAGTGTTGATCCTGATTGGCTCAATGAGCTGGGCATTCGGTTCCGTGTACGGTTCCCGCATTACCTTACCCGTGGGTATGATGGCCGGTGCAATTGAAATGCTCGCCGCCGGTATCGTGCTGATGGGGGCCTCGCTTATCTCCGGGGAAAAGCTGACTACAATGCCATCTTTTTCTGGGTTTATGGCGGTCGCTTACCTGGCGCTGTTCGGCTCCATTATCGCCATCAACGCATATATGTACCTGATCCGTAACGTGAGCCCGGCGCTGGCAACCAGCTATGCCTACGTCAACCCGGTTGTTGCCGTCTTATTAGGTACCGGTCTGGGAGGTGAAAGCCTGGCGTTCATCGAGTGGCTGGCACTCGGAGTGATTGTTTTTGCCGTGGTGCTGGTGACGCTGGGTAAATACCTGTTCCCGGTCAAAGCAGACGCGGTCGCCGCACCGTCGGAAAAGTCGTTACAGTAA
- a CDS encoding very short patch repair endonuclease gives MADVHDKATRSKNMRAIATRDTAIEKRLVSVLTEQGVTFRVQDAALPGRPDFVVDDYQCVIFTHGCFWHHHECYLFKTPATRTQFWLAKIGKNVERDARDRERLQALGWRVLIIWECAIRGRKKLSDEALSERVVEWICSGGATAQIDTQGIHLL, from the coding sequence ATGGCAGACGTTCACGATAAGGCCACGCGCAGTAAAAATATGCGGGCAATCGCGACCCGCGATACGGCGATTGAGAAACGTCTGGTCAGCGTATTGACGGAGCAGGGGGTAACGTTTCGCGTGCAGGATGCGGCGTTACCTGGCCGCCCTGATTTTGTGGTGGATGACTATCAGTGTGTTATTTTTACCCATGGTTGTTTCTGGCATCACCACGAGTGTTATTTATTTAAGACCCCCGCGACGCGCACGCAATTCTGGCTGGCTAAAATAGGCAAAAACGTCGAACGCGATGCGCGGGATCGCGAGAGACTGCAGGCACTTGGCTGGCGGGTACTCATTATCTGGGAGTGCGCCATACGAGGGCGAAAAAAACTCAGCGATGAGGCGCTGTCCGAGCGCGTGGTCGAGTGGATCTGCAGCGGTGGTGCTACCGCGCAGATCGACACCCAGGGTATTCATTTACTGTAA
- a CDS encoding DNA cytosine methyltransferase codes for MQENFSVTGTINLMTEDTGIAVQVMLAKLLEIYDVKTLVAHLNGVGEHHWSPAIFKRVVANETWHRLSDREYSHLKTLLPTPPVHHPQYAFRFIDLFAGIGGIRRGFEAIGGQCVFTSEWNKHAVRTYKANYYCDPDQHHFNEDIRDITLSHRAGVSDEEAAEHIRQHVPQHDVLLAGFPCQPFSLAGVSKKNALGRAHGFACDTQGTLFFDVVRIIDARRPAIFVLENVKNLKSHDQGKTFRIIMQTLDELGYDVADAAENGPDDPKIIDGKHFLPQHRERIVLVGFRRDLNLKNDFTLRDIVTRYPQRRITLAELLEPTVDVKYILTPVLWKYLYRYAKKHQARGNGFGYGMVYPGNPHSVTRTLSARYYKDGAEILIDRGWDMALGEQDFDDPHNQLHRPRRLTPRECARLMGFESPQGYQFRIPVSDTQAYRQFGNSVVVPAFAAVARLLEPKIKQAVALREKESLHGRRSR; via the coding sequence ATGCAGGAAAATTTTTCAGTAACAGGCACCATAAACCTGATGACAGAGGATACCGGGATCGCCGTGCAGGTGATGTTGGCTAAGCTGCTTGAGATTTACGACGTGAAAACGCTGGTGGCTCACCTTAATGGCGTCGGTGAGCATCACTGGAGCCCGGCCATCTTTAAACGTGTGGTTGCGAACGAGACATGGCACCGCCTGAGCGATCGTGAATATTCCCACCTGAAGACCTTGCTACCGACACCGCCGGTGCATCATCCGCAGTATGCTTTTCGTTTTATCGATCTTTTCGCCGGAATTGGCGGTATTCGCCGCGGCTTCGAAGCGATCGGTGGACAGTGCGTGTTTACCAGCGAGTGGAACAAGCATGCGGTGCGTACTTACAAAGCGAATTACTATTGCGATCCTGACCAGCACCATTTTAATGAAGATATTCGCGATATTACGTTAAGCCATCGTGCCGGGGTGAGCGATGAGGAGGCGGCTGAACATATCCGCCAGCATGTCCCTCAGCATGATGTGCTGCTGGCCGGCTTTCCCTGTCAGCCGTTTTCGCTGGCAGGCGTCTCCAAGAAAAATGCCTTAGGTCGCGCGCACGGTTTTGCCTGTGATACGCAAGGTACGCTATTTTTCGACGTGGTCAGAATCATTGATGCCCGCCGTCCGGCAATCTTTGTGCTGGAAAACGTCAAAAACCTGAAGAGCCATGACCAGGGGAAAACGTTTCGCATCATTATGCAAACGCTGGATGAGTTAGGGTATGACGTGGCGGATGCGGCGGAAAACGGGCCGGACGATCCTAAAATTATCGATGGAAAACACTTTTTACCGCAGCATCGCGAACGTATTGTCCTCGTGGGCTTTCGACGCGATCTGAATCTGAAAAATGACTTTACGCTACGGGATATTGTCACCCGCTACCCGCAGCGGCGTATTACGCTGGCCGAGCTGCTTGAACCGACCGTTGACGTGAAATACATCCTGACGCCGGTGTTGTGGAAATATTTATATCGCTACGCGAAAAAGCATCAGGCGCGGGGGAACGGCTTTGGCTACGGCATGGTATATCCTGGCAATCCGCACAGCGTAACGCGCACGTTATCTGCGCGCTATTACAAGGACGGGGCAGAAATATTAATCGACCGTGGCTGGGATATGGCGCTGGGTGAACAGGATTTTGACGATCCGCACAACCAGTTGCACCGACCACGTAGACTTACACCTCGAGAGTGCGCGCGCCTGATGGGATTTGAGTCGCCTCAGGGTTATCAGTTCCGTATTCCGGTGTCTGATACCCAGGCCTATCGCCAGTTCGGCAATTCGGTGGTGGTCCCGGCATTTGCGGCGGTAGCCCGACTGCTGGAGCCAAAAATCAAACAGGCCGTCGCGCTGCGTGAGAAAGAGAGTCTGCATGGCAGACGTTCACGATAA
- a CDS encoding phosphohydrolase, whose product MDLQYWQSQFEAWLRENHLGQDAAHDIFHFRRVWMTSQQLGADATIDWLVVLTACYFHDLISLPKNHPDRHRSSVLAAQETCRVLTQFFPTFPEDRLPAVSHAIEAHSFSAKISPTTIEAKIVQDADRLEALGAIGLARVFAVSGALGVALFDAEDPFAQRRELNDKQYALDHFQTKLLQLPLTMQTAQGRYLAQHNADFLLTYMAKLSAELKGEYEELDLTAIQPFKAHR is encoded by the coding sequence ATGGATTTACAGTACTGGCAGTCGCAATTTGAAGCATGGTTACGTGAAAATCACCTCGGGCAGGATGCGGCCCATGACATCTTTCATTTTCGTCGTGTGTGGATGACGTCACAACAGTTGGGTGCTGATGCAACCATCGACTGGCTGGTGGTGCTGACAGCCTGTTATTTTCATGACCTTATCAGCTTGCCGAAAAACCATCCTGACCGACATCGCTCGTCGGTACTGGCGGCGCAGGAAACCTGCCGCGTATTGACGCAGTTTTTCCCCACATTTCCAGAAGACCGGCTGCCGGCGGTAAGTCATGCCATTGAAGCACACAGTTTTAGCGCAAAAATTTCGCCAACCACGATCGAGGCCAAAATTGTTCAGGATGCTGACAGACTTGAGGCGTTGGGGGCCATTGGCTTAGCTCGCGTATTTGCGGTTTCTGGCGCGCTGGGGGTGGCCCTGTTTGATGCGGAAGACCCTTTTGCACAACGGCGCGAGCTCAACGACAAGCAGTATGCACTCGATCATTTCCAGACCAAATTATTGCAACTGCCGCTGACGATGCAAACGGCGCAGGGACGGTATTTAGCGCAGCATAACGCTGATTTTTTGCTGACCTATATGGCGAAATTAAGCGCCGAGTTAAAAGGGGAGTATGAGGAGCTGGATCTCACCGCGATTCAGCCCTTTAAGGCGCATCGGTAG
- the ompC gene encoding porin OmpC encodes MKRKALALLLPALLAAGAANAAEIYNKDGNKLDLYGKVDGLRYFSDDAGSDGDQTYARLGFKGETQINDMLTGYGQWEYQVMANNAEGEGANSWTRLGFAGLGFGENGTFDYGRNYGVVYDVEAWTDMLPEFGGDTYTQTDVYMTGRTNGVATYRNKGFFGQVEGLNFALQYQGNNESAGSGEGTGNGENRKLARENGDGFGMSTSYDFDFGLSLGAAYSSSDRTDNQVARGRGDSSHANSYAGGETADAWTIGAKYDANNIYLAAMYAETRNMTAYGSGSYKNAAGDDVAKGGIANKTQNFEVTAQYQFDFGLRPAVSFLQSKGIDLGGWDHNSNGTPRYTDKDLVKYVDVGVTYYFNKNMSTYVDYKINLLDEDDNFYESNGIATDDIVAVGLVYQF; translated from the coding sequence ATGAAAAGAAAAGCTCTGGCACTTCTTCTCCCGGCATTATTAGCTGCAGGCGCAGCAAATGCGGCAGAAATCTATAATAAAGATGGCAACAAACTGGATCTGTACGGCAAAGTCGATGGCCTGCGTTATTTTTCTGATGACGCTGGCAGCGACGGCGATCAGACCTATGCGCGTCTGGGCTTTAAAGGCGAAACCCAGATTAACGATATGCTCACCGGCTACGGTCAGTGGGAATATCAGGTTATGGCCAACAATGCTGAAGGCGAAGGCGCAAACTCCTGGACTCGTCTGGGCTTTGCCGGCTTAGGCTTTGGTGAAAACGGTACCTTCGACTACGGCCGTAATTACGGCGTGGTCTACGACGTAGAAGCCTGGACCGATATGCTGCCAGAATTTGGTGGCGATACCTACACTCAGACCGACGTATATATGACCGGCCGCACCAACGGCGTGGCAACCTACCGTAACAAAGGTTTCTTTGGTCAGGTAGAAGGTCTGAACTTTGCTCTGCAGTATCAAGGTAACAACGAAAGCGCGGGCTCCGGCGAAGGTACCGGCAATGGTGAGAACCGTAAATTGGCGCGTGAAAATGGCGACGGTTTCGGTATGTCCACCTCTTACGATTTCGACTTCGGTTTAAGCCTGGGTGCTGCATATTCCAGTTCCGATCGTACTGACAACCAGGTTGCACGTGGCCGTGGCGACAGTAGTCATGCCAATAGCTATGCTGGCGGTGAAACCGCTGATGCGTGGACCATCGGTGCAAAATATGACGCTAATAACATTTACCTAGCGGCCATGTATGCTGAAACTCGCAATATGACTGCATATGGCAGCGGTTCTTATAAAAATGCTGCTGGCGATGATGTTGCTAAAGGCGGTATTGCTAACAAAACCCAGAACTTTGAAGTAACCGCTCAGTACCAGTTTGACTTCGGCCTGCGTCCTGCGGTTTCCTTCCTGCAATCTAAAGGTATTGACTTAGGCGGCTGGGATCACAATAGCAATGGCACCCCTCGTTACACCGACAAAGATCTGGTCAAATATGTTGATGTTGGCGTGACTTACTACTTCAACAAAAACATGTCCACCTATGTTGATTACAAAATCAACCTGCTGGACGAAGACGACAACTTCTATGAAAGCAATGGCATCGCCACCGATGACATCGTAGCTGTTGGTTTAGTCTACCAGTTCTAA
- a CDS encoding IS1-like element IS1A family transposase (programmed frameshift) encodes MASVSISCPSCSATDGVVRNGKSTAGHQRYLCSHCRKTWQLQFTYTASQPGTHQKIIDMAMNGVGCRATARIMGVGLNTILRHFKKLRPQSVTSRIQPGSDVIVCAEMDEQWGYVGAKSRQRWLFYAYDRLRKTVVAHVFGERTMATLGRLMSLLSPFDVVIWMTDGWPLYESRLKGKLHVISKRYTQRIERHNLNLRQHLARLGRKSLSFSKSVELHDKVIGHYLNIKHYQ; translated from the exons GTGGCTTCTGTTTCTATCAGCTGTCCCTCCTGTTCAGCTACTGACGGGGTGGTGCGTAACGGCAAAAGCACCGCCGGACATCAGCGCTATCTCTGCTCTCACTGCCGTAAAACATGGCAACTGCAGTTCACTTACACCGCTTCTCAACCCGGTACGCACCAGAAAATCATTGATATGGCCATGAATGGCGTTGGATGCCGGGCAACCGCCCGCATTATGGGCGTTGGCCTCAACACGATTTTACGTCACT TTAAAAAACTCAGGCCGCAGTCGGTAACCTCGCGCATACAGCCGGGCAGTGACGTCATCGTCTGCGCGGAAATGGACGAACAGTGGGGCTATGTCGGGGCTAAATCGCGCCAGCGCTGGCTGTTTTACGCGTATGACAGGCTCCGGAAGACGGTTGTTGCGCACGTATTCGGTGAACGCACTATGGCGACGCTGGGGCGTCTTATGAGCCTGCTGTCACCCTTTGACGTGGTGATATGGATGACGGATGGCTGGCCGCTGTATGAATCCCGCCTGAAGGGAAAGCTGCACGTAATCAGCAAGCGATATACGCAGCGAATTGAGCGGCATAACCTGAATCTGAGGCAGCACCTGGCACGGCTGGGACGGAAGTCGCTGTCGTTCTCAAAATCGGTGGAGCTGCATGACAAAGTCATCGGGCATTATCTGAACATAAAACACTATCAATAA
- a CDS encoding DUF968 domain-containing protein, which produces MRALLKPVVARELGIVLLKPGSELMSLFSCERVLVESQPAGMERLPAGRVPDVRQPLACDESLRPFFLDEKVIKVAGGLSGLDYWLLRYGGSCCQWPHSDYHYHELTTLRHEPGSVLLCGHCDNHLRDHYSEQLAELARCNVISWIINSIMVALNQDPSRELSLAELCWWAVRMGVTDAIPESVASRALRIPSEDHQSVMHECDVEPGVTATSIITAKASTVTVNMPPAQVPEVKPVVGVLVDPESPQTYMKRPKRIRWTAPRYLEWIKTQPCECCGKPSDDPHHLIGWGQGGMATKAHDIFAIPLCRQCHTELHNDPVKFERKHVPQPVMIIRVLDRAYGLGVLA; this is translated from the coding sequence ATGAGGGCGCTGCTGAAGCCGGTGGTTGCGCGTGAGCTTGGAATTGTGCTGCTCAAGCCGGGCAGTGAGCTGATGTCATTATTCAGTTGTGAACGTGTGCTGGTGGAAAGCCAGCCGGCAGGTATGGAACGGTTGCCTGCTGGCCGTGTTCCTGACGTTCGCCAGCCGCTTGCGTGTGACGAGTCGCTGCGACCGTTCTTCCTGGATGAAAAAGTTATTAAGGTTGCTGGTGGTTTGAGTGGCCTTGATTACTGGCTTCTGCGTTATGGCGGTAGCTGCTGCCAGTGGCCACACAGCGATTACCATTATCACGAGTTAACCACTCTGCGTCATGAACCCGGATCGGTTCTTCTGTGTGGACATTGTGATAACCATTTGCGTGACCATTACAGCGAACAACTTGCAGAGCTGGCGAGATGTAATGTTATTAGCTGGATTATCAACAGCATCATGGTGGCACTGAATCAGGATCCTTCCAGAGAACTGTCGCTGGCGGAGCTATGCTGGTGGGCGGTGCGTATGGGGGTTACCGACGCAATTCCCGAATCAGTAGCCAGTCGGGCGCTTCGTATTCCTTCGGAAGATCATCAGTCAGTCATGCATGAATGCGACGTCGAGCCGGGTGTAACCGCCACCAGCATCATTACAGCCAAAGCCAGCACAGTAACCGTGAACATGCCACCAGCGCAGGTGCCTGAGGTTAAGCCTGTAGTTGGTGTTCTGGTCGACCCTGAGTCCCCGCAAACCTATATGAAACGTCCAAAGCGTATCCGTTGGACGGCCCCCCGATATCTGGAATGGATTAAAACACAGCCCTGCGAATGCTGCGGCAAACCATCCGATGACCCACACCATTTAATTGGCTGGGGGCAGGGAGGTATGGCAACGAAGGCGCATGATATTTTCGCGATCCCTTTGTGTCGTCAGTGCCATACAGAACTACATAACGACCCGGTGAAGTTTGAGCGAAAGCATGTACCTCAGCCGGTAATGATTATCAGAGTGCTGGACCGGGCTTACGGGCTCGGTGTTCTGGCGTAA
- a CDS encoding RusA family crossover junction endodeoxyribonuclease, which produces MKVYDITPMGKPRMTRADKWKKRPEVLRYRAFCDEVHLQGVELPESGSHVTFILPMPASWSNKKRTEFNGKPHQTKPDFDNMMKALMDAIYEDDAHIWDSRVTKLWGEKGQIIIGEIAE; this is translated from the coding sequence GTGAAAGTCTACGATATCACCCCAATGGGCAAGCCCAGAATGACGCGCGCTGACAAATGGAAAAAGCGCCCCGAGGTTCTGCGTTACCGGGCTTTCTGTGATGAAGTTCATCTGCAGGGTGTTGAGCTGCCGGAAAGCGGTTCGCATGTCACCTTCATTCTTCCTATGCCAGCGAGTTGGAGCAATAAGAAACGGACTGAGTTCAACGGTAAACCACACCAGACAAAACCTGATTTTGACAACATGATGAAAGCTCTGATGGATGCCATTTACGAAGATGACGCTCACATCTGGGATTCACGCGTCACAAAATTATGGGGAGAGAAGGGACAAATAATTATCGGGGAGATTGCAGAATGA
- a CDS encoding DinI family protein has protein sequence MIVELTIDSTKDLPKGPVPALEKELLKRLGNHYENCSLSIRRAGSDGLSVFGGDKEDKKKIETILQETWESADDWFY, from the coding sequence ATGATAGTTGAACTAACCATTGATAGTACTAAAGATCTTCCAAAGGGACCTGTTCCGGCACTGGAGAAAGAATTGCTTAAAAGGTTGGGCAACCACTATGAGAACTGCAGCCTGAGCATACGACGTGCAGGCTCCGATGGTTTAAGTGTGTTTGGGGGTGACAAGGAAGATAAAAAGAAAATAGAGACTATTCTCCAGGAAACCTGGGAAAGTGCTGACGACTGGTTTTATTAA